One window from the genome of Methyloradius palustris encodes:
- a CDS encoding sulfite exporter TauE/SafE family protein translates to MIDTDFLLYFGAGAFTGVLSGLLGVGGGTVIVPILVFIFTAQHFPDAYIMHMALGTSLATIIFTSMSSARAHQRKGNVDWQVVKRITPSIVIGTIIGALLAAQMHSFWLKAIFAVFVLGIATQMIMNFTPNAQRKIPGSIGMNGMGGFIGVVSSLVGIGGGTVTVPFLIYCNFNPRLAIGSSAAIGIPIAITGTIGYIYSGFSVADLPAYSLGFIYLPAFIGITVTSMLTAAFGAALAQKLATQTLKRIFAVLLYIVGFKMLWSLF, encoded by the coding sequence GTGATTGACACAGACTTCTTACTTTACTTTGGCGCGGGTGCTTTTACAGGCGTGCTCTCTGGCTTGCTAGGTGTTGGTGGTGGCACTGTGATTGTACCTATCCTGGTATTCATATTTACCGCACAGCACTTTCCTGATGCTTACATCATGCACATGGCACTTGGCACCTCGCTGGCCACCATCATCTTCACCTCAATGTCATCGGCACGTGCCCATCAACGTAAAGGCAATGTGGACTGGCAAGTGGTCAAGCGTATTACGCCAAGTATTGTAATCGGCACTATCATTGGCGCCCTGTTAGCAGCCCAGATGCACAGCTTCTGGCTCAAGGCTATATTCGCGGTATTCGTCTTGGGTATTGCCACACAAATGATCATGAATTTCACTCCCAATGCACAACGAAAAATCCCAGGCAGCATAGGGATGAATGGCATGGGCGGATTTATTGGCGTAGTCTCCAGCCTTGTTGGGATTGGTGGCGGCACAGTGACTGTGCCTTTCTTGATTTATTGCAATTTTAATCCCAGGTTGGCAATCGGCTCATCTGCCGCCATCGGCATCCCAATCGCCATCACGGGCACCATTGGCTATATCTATTCAGGCTTCTCAGTGGCTGATTTACCTGCCTATAGCTTGGGGTTTATCTATCTGCCAGCATTCATCGGCATTACAGTCACCAGCATGCTAACAGCCGCATTCGGCGCAGCGCTTGCGCAAAAGCTAGCTACCCAAACACTGAAACGAATATTTGCAGTCCTGCTCTATATCGTCGGCTTTAAAATGCTATGGAGCCTGTTTTGA
- a CDS encoding ABC transporter ATP-binding protein, whose protein sequence is MSSLSETKSVIEVDALFKQFDQVMAVNGISFKAERGQTTALLGGNGAGKTTTIAMLLGLLIPSSGRITILGEDLLLNRHRLLHRMNFSSPYVDLPQRLTVKENLTVYGHLYRLKNLKSRIAQISDELNLGELLNRRYGRLSAGQKTRVSLAKSLLNEPELLLLDEPTASLDPDTADSIRTYLEQYQQRTGASILLASHNMTEVERMAKQVIMMRKGEIVDSGTPDSLVAKYEKNSMEEVFIDIARNGEMSDTSNKDSR, encoded by the coding sequence TTGAGCAGTCTGTCGGAAACAAAATCAGTCATTGAGGTTGACGCGCTTTTTAAACAGTTTGACCAAGTCATGGCCGTCAATGGCATTAGCTTCAAAGCAGAACGTGGGCAGACTACGGCTTTGCTAGGCGGCAACGGCGCAGGAAAAACCACCACGATTGCCATGCTGCTTGGCCTGCTGATACCAAGCAGCGGTCGCATCACCATACTTGGCGAAGATTTATTATTGAATCGCCATCGCTTGCTGCACCGCATGAATTTCTCATCGCCTTATGTCGATTTGCCACAGCGACTCACCGTGAAAGAAAACCTCACAGTCTATGGTCATCTGTATCGCTTGAAAAATCTCAAATCACGCATCGCGCAGATTAGCGATGAGCTTAATCTGGGTGAGCTACTTAATCGCCGCTATGGGCGCTTGTCAGCAGGGCAAAAAACTCGCGTTTCACTGGCTAAATCACTACTGAATGAACCCGAGCTTCTATTGCTGGATGAACCTACAGCGTCACTAGATCCTGATACCGCCGACTCCATTCGTACCTATCTTGAACAATACCAGCAACGCACAGGCGCGAGCATACTACTGGCCTCACACAACATGACTGAGGTAGAGCGTATGGCTAAACAAGTCATCATGATGCGAAAAGGAGAGATCGTGGATTCAGGCACGCCAGATTCGCTGGTAGCCAAATATGAAAAGAATTCGATGGAAGAAGTGTTCATTGATATCGCACGCAATGGTGAGATGAGCGATACAAGCAATAAGGATAGTCGCTGA
- the gap gene encoding type I glyceraldehyde-3-phosphate dehydrogenase: protein MAIKVGINGFGRIGRMVFRAAIKDFTDIEVVAINDLLEPDYLAYLLKHDSVHGKFKGDVSVSGNNLVVNGKTIRLTAERDPANLKWDEVGADIIIECTGFFLTLDTCQKHIDAGAKKVVQSAPSKDDTPMFVYGVNHGTYKGEAIVSAASCTTNALAPVAKVLNDTFGIKRGLMTTVHAATATQKTVDGPSNKDWRGGRGILENIIPSSTGAAKAVGKVIPELNKKLTGMAFRIPTSDVSVVDLTVELNKEATYEQICAAMKAASESGPLKGVLGYTEEKVVSTDFRGETCPSVFDADAGIQLDPTFVKVVAWYDNEYGYTCNLMRLVQHIA, encoded by the coding sequence ATGGCAATCAAAGTGGGTATCAATGGTTTCGGCCGCATCGGTCGCATGGTGTTTCGCGCAGCAATCAAGGATTTTACTGATATTGAGGTAGTTGCCATCAATGATTTGCTCGAGCCAGATTACCTGGCTTACTTACTTAAGCATGATTCGGTACACGGCAAGTTCAAGGGCGATGTTTCTGTGAGTGGAAACAATCTGGTGGTGAATGGCAAGACTATTCGCCTGACCGCAGAACGAGACCCAGCCAACCTGAAATGGGATGAAGTGGGTGCCGATATCATTATCGAATGTACTGGCTTTTTCCTGACGCTTGATACCTGCCAGAAGCACATCGATGCAGGCGCTAAAAAGGTAGTGCAATCTGCCCCATCCAAAGATGACACCCCGATGTTTGTCTATGGCGTGAATCATGGCACTTATAAGGGTGAAGCCATTGTTTCTGCTGCTTCCTGTACCACCAATGCCTTGGCGCCAGTAGCCAAGGTGTTGAATGATACCTTTGGTATTAAACGTGGTTTGATGACTACAGTACATGCGGCTACTGCCACACAGAAAACTGTTGATGGTCCATCCAACAAGGATTGGCGCGGTGGCCGCGGTATTCTTGAGAATATTATTCCGTCTTCTACAGGCGCTGCTAAAGCAGTCGGTAAAGTGATCCCTGAGCTCAATAAAAAGCTCACGGGTATGGCTTTCCGTATTCCTACCTCTGACGTTTCTGTCGTCGATTTAACTGTTGAGCTCAATAAAGAAGCAACCTACGAGCAAATCTGCGCCGCGATGAAAGCTGCTTCTGAAAGCGGCCCGCTTAAAGGCGTGCTTGGTTATACAGAAGAAAAAGTAGTTTCTACCGATTTCCGTGGCGAAACCTGTCCATCCGTATTCGATGCAGATGCTGGTATTCAACTTGATCCAACATTCGTGAAAGTGGTCGCCTGGTATGACAACGAATATGGCTATACCTGCAACCTGATGCGCCTTGTTCAACATATCGCCTAA
- a CDS encoding phosphate-starvation-inducible protein PsiE has protein sequence MIPNRFSKVTQRGLGIVEQVVLIVIAGATIFAVFQAIFHIWEARAISVGDLLLLFLYLEVMSMLNHYLGSGNLPVRYPLYIGIIALARYLVLDVADLDAWRIMALSGSIFLIAMAILIVRFGHVKFPYTDGTDLQSKQ, from the coding sequence ATGATACCCAACAGATTTAGCAAAGTAACCCAGCGTGGATTAGGTATCGTTGAGCAAGTGGTTCTGATTGTGATTGCTGGCGCGACCATATTCGCGGTGTTTCAGGCCATATTTCATATCTGGGAAGCGCGAGCGATTAGCGTGGGCGATCTTCTGCTTTTATTCCTGTATCTCGAAGTGATGTCCATGCTTAACCATTACCTTGGTTCGGGCAATTTACCTGTTCGATACCCACTGTATATCGGCATTATTGCGCTTGCACGGTATCTGGTGCTTGATGTCGCAGATCTAGACGCATGGCGCATTATGGCGCTATCTGGCTCTATTTTCCTTATTGCCATGGCGATATTGATCGTGCGTTTTGGTCATGTGAAATTCCCCTACACTGATGGTACCGACCTCCAATCCAAACAATAA
- a CDS encoding SDR family NAD(P)-dependent oxidoreductase: MDLQLTNKLALVSGSTAGIGFAIAEALANEGASVIINGRTQAAVDTAIAKLKDAKGKAFGFAGDLSQADVANALAKQFPQVDILVNNLGIFEPKAFLDIPDEDWQRFFDVNVLSGVRLSRLFLPAMQAKNWGRIIFISSESAIQIPEEMIHYGMTKTAQISVARGLAELVAGTGITVNSVLPGPTKSRGVGDFVDTLAKTENKTAAEFEKEFFEKVRPTSLIKRFATPEEVAAMVAYIASPLASATTGAALRVDGGTIKSAF, from the coding sequence ATGGATTTACAGCTCACCAACAAACTCGCCTTGGTTTCTGGCAGCACAGCAGGCATAGGCTTTGCGATTGCAGAAGCGCTAGCAAATGAAGGTGCCAGCGTCATCATCAATGGTCGTACTCAAGCAGCTGTCGATACAGCAATTGCAAAACTGAAAGACGCCAAAGGTAAAGCATTCGGTTTTGCTGGCGATCTCAGTCAGGCCGATGTTGCAAATGCATTGGCAAAACAATTTCCGCAAGTCGATATTCTGGTGAATAACCTCGGTATTTTCGAACCCAAGGCATTTCTGGATATTCCTGATGAAGACTGGCAAAGGTTCTTCGATGTCAATGTCTTGAGTGGCGTTCGTCTATCCAGGCTATTTCTACCAGCAATGCAGGCCAAAAACTGGGGACGGATTATCTTCATCTCTAGCGAAAGTGCCATCCAGATACCTGAAGAAATGATTCATTACGGTATGACCAAGACTGCGCAAATATCCGTGGCGCGAGGTTTGGCTGAACTGGTTGCTGGTACTGGCATCACCGTTAACAGCGTATTGCCTGGCCCAACCAAATCACGCGGTGTTGGCGACTTTGTCGATACCTTGGCAAAAACAGAGAACAAGACAGCGGCTGAATTTGAAAAAGAGTTCTTTGAAAAAGTACGCCCTACTTCACTCATCAAGCGTTTTGCAACACCAGAAGAAGTCGCAGCAATGGTTGCTTATATCGCCAGCCCGCTCGCATCAGCCACGACTGGCGCGGCACTGCGCGTAGATGGTGGAACGATTAAAAGCGCTTTTTAA
- the pyk gene encoding pyruvate kinase, with amino-acid sequence MALRKTKIVATLGPSSDSRAVLERMLDEGVDVVRLNFSHGTAQDHIDRAQLVRELAHARHRSVGVLCDLQGPKIRIGKFEDGKILLNAGDKFILDAQCPLGNQHRVGLDYKTLPSEVGPGTVLLLDDGRIVMRVESVSGSEIDCTIIVGGTLSNNKGINRQGGGLAAEALTDKDREDIKTAATLNADYVAISFPRSGDDVRLARSLVRAAGGHAHIVAKIERAEAIDALEEIIDAADVIMVARGDLGVEVGDAAVPGLQKRMIRMARTQNKVVITATQMLESMISNPIPTRAEVSDVANAVLDGTDAVMLSAETAAGLYPVESVAAMHRVCKEAETVYEINNPRDLVNDEFKFIDESIAMATVYTARHLKVKAIVALTQSGASVLWLSRFHNNVPIYALTPEQSTRRKLTLYRGVYPYRMDIGTDRDQILAEAETQLLNRGAVESGDLILVTIGEPIGTAGSTNTMKIIKVGEHRSR; translated from the coding sequence ATGGCGTTACGTAAAACCAAAATTGTCGCAACATTAGGGCCATCTTCCGACTCGCGCGCAGTGCTTGAGCGCATGCTGGATGAGGGCGTTGACGTGGTGCGACTGAATTTCTCCCACGGCACAGCACAAGACCATATTGACCGTGCACAACTGGTGCGCGAACTTGCCCATGCACGACATCGTTCCGTTGGTGTGCTCTGCGATTTGCAAGGCCCTAAAATCCGTATCGGAAAATTTGAGGATGGAAAAATCCTGTTGAATGCAGGTGATAAATTCATTCTGGACGCCCAGTGCCCGTTAGGTAACCAGCATCGGGTCGGACTGGATTACAAGACTTTGCCTTCTGAAGTGGGGCCTGGAACTGTATTGCTACTGGACGATGGCCGCATCGTCATGCGGGTGGAATCAGTATCAGGCTCAGAGATTGATTGCACCATCATAGTTGGCGGCACGCTCTCTAATAACAAAGGCATCAATCGGCAAGGCGGCGGCTTGGCGGCAGAAGCGTTGACAGACAAAGACCGCGAAGACATTAAAACCGCCGCTACGCTGAATGCGGATTACGTTGCCATTTCATTCCCGCGCAGTGGCGATGATGTGCGACTGGCACGCAGCTTAGTGCGCGCCGCGGGCGGTCATGCGCATATCGTCGCCAAAATAGAACGTGCGGAAGCCATCGATGCGCTGGAAGAGATTATTGATGCTGCAGATGTCATCATGGTTGCGCGCGGTGATCTAGGCGTGGAAGTGGGCGATGCCGCCGTGCCAGGCTTGCAAAAGCGCATGATACGTATGGCGCGCACGCAGAACAAAGTGGTGATTACTGCAACGCAGATGCTGGAGTCCATGATCAGCAACCCAATTCCTACGCGCGCAGAGGTTTCCGATGTGGCCAATGCGGTACTAGACGGCACGGATGCTGTGATGCTTTCTGCTGAGACTGCTGCTGGTTTGTATCCAGTGGAATCGGTTGCTGCCATGCATCGCGTCTGTAAAGAAGCTGAAACTGTTTATGAAATCAATAATCCGCGTGATCTGGTCAATGATGAGTTTAAATTTATTGATGAGTCGATTGCGATGGCAACCGTCTATACCGCCCGCCATCTCAAGGTGAAAGCGATTGTTGCACTTACGCAGTCTGGTGCTTCGGTGCTTTGGCTTTCGCGTTTTCATAATAATGTACCGATTTATGCACTGACTCCGGAGCAATCTACACGTCGAAAACTGACCTTGTATCGTGGCGTTTATCCATATCGTATGGACATCGGTACCGACAGAGATCAAATATTGGCAGAAGCTGAAACGCAATTATTGAACCGTGGAGCGGTCGAATCAGGGGATTTAATTCTGGTGACAATAGGCGAACCGATTGGTACAGCGGGTAGCACGAATACGATGAAGATCATCAAAGTGGGCGAACATCGCTCCAGATAA
- a CDS encoding phosphoribosylaminoimidazolesuccinocarboxamide synthase, translating into MSQALKQSSIKSLPLIHQGKVRDIYDVDANTMLLIATDRLSAFDVILPTPIQDKGAILTEIANFWFEKLKHVIPNHLTGVSADSLVTDPAEKAQLGKRALVVKKLKPLPIEAIVRGYLAGSGWKEYKASGTVCGIPLPAGLQEASQLPEPIFTPSSKAEVGDHDENITLEKCALILGDKLAEKVAKASIQLYKEAAAYALTRGIIIADTKFEFGLDDAGNLYVIDEVLTPDSSRFWPADQYVVGKNPPSFDKQYVRDWLEASGWDKTAPGPELPADVALKTGEKYREAYERLTGKAFVS; encoded by the coding sequence TTGTCACAAGCGCTCAAACAATCCAGCATTAAAAGCCTGCCACTGATTCATCAAGGCAAGGTACGCGATATTTATGATGTAGATGCAAACACAATGTTGCTGATTGCTACAGATCGGCTTTCTGCATTTGACGTAATTTTGCCTACACCGATTCAAGACAAAGGCGCCATTCTCACTGAAATCGCCAACTTCTGGTTTGAGAAGCTCAAGCATGTGATTCCCAATCATTTGACTGGTGTTTCAGCTGACTCTTTGGTGACTGACCCAGCCGAAAAAGCCCAGTTAGGTAAACGTGCTTTGGTTGTGAAGAAACTCAAGCCATTGCCGATTGAAGCCATCGTACGTGGCTATCTTGCAGGTTCGGGCTGGAAAGAATATAAAGCCAGCGGCACCGTTTGTGGCATTCCATTGCCTGCAGGTTTGCAAGAAGCATCGCAACTGCCAGAGCCTATTTTTACGCCATCTAGCAAGGCTGAAGTAGGTGACCACGATGAAAATATCACGCTGGAGAAATGTGCGCTGATACTTGGTGACAAGCTTGCAGAAAAAGTCGCAAAAGCCAGTATCCAGCTATATAAAGAAGCTGCAGCGTATGCGCTCACACGTGGCATTATTATTGCCGATACCAAGTTCGAATTTGGGCTGGATGATGCAGGTAATCTTTACGTAATCGATGAAGTGCTCACGCCAGATTCATCCCGTTTCTGGCCCGCCGATCAATATGTTGTAGGTAAAAATCCACCAAGTTTTGATAAGCAATATGTGCGTGACTGGCTAGAGGCTTCGGGTTGGGATAAAACTGCCCCCGGACCAGAGTTACCAGCTGACGTGGCCTTGAAAACGGGCGAGAAGTATCGAGAGGCTTATGAGCGTCTTACGGGTAAGGCTTTTGTATCTTAA
- the ppa gene encoding inorganic diphosphatase, producing MSLNNVPAGKDIPNNFNVIIEISMRGEPIKFEVDKESGAVFVDRFMGTSMHYPCNYGYIPQTLSLDGDPTDVLVITPIPLQPGVVIRCRAIGVLTMEDESGIDAKVLAVPVHKICPQYKDIKSYKDLPEFQLAPIAHFFEHYKDLEKGKWVKVGEWQGVEEANAEIVASVERAK from the coding sequence ATGTCTTTAAATAATGTGCCAGCCGGCAAGGATATCCCGAATAACTTCAACGTCATCATCGAAATCTCGATGCGTGGTGAACCGATTAAATTTGAAGTGGATAAAGAGTCTGGCGCGGTATTCGTGGATCGTTTCATGGGCACGTCCATGCATTACCCATGTAACTATGGCTATATCCCACAAACGCTTTCACTGGATGGTGACCCAACCGATGTACTGGTGATTACACCGATCCCTTTGCAGCCAGGCGTCGTGATTCGTTGCCGTGCCATCGGTGTGCTGACCATGGAAGATGAGTCTGGCATTGATGCCAAAGTGCTGGCTGTACCAGTCCATAAAATCTGCCCACAATACAAAGATATTAAGAGCTACAAAGATCTGCCTGAATTCCAGTTGGCGCCTATTGCCCATTTCTTTGAACACTACAAAGACCTTGAAAAGGGTAAGTGGGTCAAAGTTGGCGAATGGCAAGGTGTTGAAGAAGCGAATGCTGAGATTGTGGCAAGTGTGGAAAGAGCTAAATAG
- a CDS encoding ABC transporter permease, with product MSVQDIPFSPRRIGAIVLRHLYLMRTSWPRLVEMVYWPTVQMVLWGFISVFLQHNSSYIAQATGVLLSAVLLWDVLFRGQLGIALIFLEEIYSRNLGHLFVSPLRPGEMICGLIILSLIRTLIGVGGASIVAIPLFHFNVFDMGLPLIAFFFNLVIMAWGIGLVIAGVLLRFGLGAEGIAWAAIFALQPICAVFYPVSTLPAWLQSVAWCLPASHVFEGMRELLFNHTFNNEQLITASLLNIVWLGAGILIFLAFFRAARERGLLLQIGE from the coding sequence ATGTCTGTGCAAGATATACCGTTCTCACCACGCCGCATTGGAGCGATTGTACTGCGTCACTTATACCTGATGCGCACCTCCTGGCCACGGCTGGTCGAGATGGTGTATTGGCCAACCGTACAAATGGTCTTGTGGGGGTTCATCAGCGTATTCCTGCAACATAACAGCAGCTATATTGCACAGGCTACGGGCGTGCTGCTATCTGCGGTATTGCTGTGGGATGTGCTGTTTCGTGGGCAACTTGGCATCGCGCTGATATTTCTGGAAGAAATCTATTCGCGCAATCTGGGGCACCTCTTTGTCAGCCCGCTACGCCCAGGCGAGATGATCTGCGGCCTCATTATATTGAGCCTGATACGCACGCTGATAGGCGTTGGTGGAGCATCCATTGTCGCCATTCCACTATTCCACTTCAATGTATTTGATATGGGGCTACCGCTAATTGCCTTCTTTTTCAACCTAGTCATCATGGCATGGGGCATAGGCTTGGTGATTGCAGGTGTGTTGCTAAGATTTGGATTGGGCGCAGAAGGTATTGCTTGGGCCGCAATCTTTGCACTGCAGCCTATTTGTGCTGTGTTCTACCCAGTCTCAACTTTGCCAGCCTGGCTACAATCCGTGGCTTGGTGCTTGCCAGCCAGCCATGTATTTGAAGGCATGCGTGAGTTACTGTTTAACCACACGTTTAACAACGAACAACTCATTACTGCCAGCCTGCTAAATATTGTCTGGCTGGGCGCTGGCATATTGATATTTCTGGCATTCTTTAGAGCAGCAAGAGAACGTGGATTGCTACTGCAAATCGGCGAGTAA
- a CDS encoding phosphoglycerate kinase, with translation MSVIKMTDLDLKGKRVFIRSDLNVPIQNNCVSSDARITASLATIEFAAKAGAKVMVTSHLGRPEEGIYSEENSLKPVADVLSAKLGKPVRLIKDWVNGGFEVADGEIVLLENCRFNKGEKKNVDETSQAYAKLCDIFVMDAFGTAHRAEASTYGVAKFAPVAAAGILLIGELEALTKALLNPAKPMVAIVGGSKVSTKLTVLESLSEKVDQLVVGGGIANTFLKAAGHPIGKSLSEDDLVPTAKALMEKMSKRGAAVPIAVDVVCGKKFDANEPAVTKDADDVASDDMIFDIGPKSANEIAEIILKAGTVVWNGPVGVFEFDQFGEGTKTIAMAIAKTKAFTLAGGGDTICAIQKYDIYDDVSYISTAGGAFLEFLEGKKLPAVEILEQRALG, from the coding sequence ATGTCCGTAATTAAAATGACCGATCTTGATCTCAAGGGTAAGCGTGTGTTTATCCGCTCGGATCTCAATGTGCCCATTCAAAATAATTGTGTAAGCTCAGATGCCCGCATTACGGCATCTTTGGCGACAATCGAATTTGCAGCCAAAGCTGGCGCAAAAGTCATGGTGACGTCGCATCTTGGCCGACCTGAAGAGGGCATCTACTCTGAAGAAAATTCACTCAAGCCTGTAGCGGATGTATTAAGTGCCAAACTTGGTAAACCTGTCCGCCTGATTAAAGATTGGGTGAATGGCGGATTTGAAGTGGCTGATGGCGAGATCGTCTTGCTGGAAAATTGCCGCTTCAACAAAGGCGAAAAAAAGAATGTCGATGAAACCTCGCAGGCGTATGCCAAACTCTGCGATATATTCGTGATGGATGCATTTGGTACCGCGCACCGTGCCGAGGCCTCAACTTATGGTGTAGCGAAGTTTGCACCAGTAGCTGCAGCAGGCATCTTGTTAATTGGCGAATTGGAAGCTTTAACCAAAGCGCTGCTTAACCCAGCAAAACCAATGGTCGCAATTGTGGGCGGCTCAAAAGTCTCAACCAAGTTGACCGTATTGGAAAGCTTGTCCGAGAAAGTCGATCAACTCGTAGTTGGCGGTGGTATTGCTAATACATTCCTCAAAGCAGCAGGTCATCCTATTGGTAAGTCATTAAGTGAAGATGACTTGGTGCCCACCGCTAAAGCGTTGATGGAGAAAATGTCCAAGCGTGGTGCGGCTGTGCCGATTGCGGTAGATGTGGTTTGTGGCAAGAAATTTGATGCAAACGAACCTGCAGTCACCAAAGATGCCGATGACGTGGCCAGTGACGACATGATTTTTGATATTGGCCCAAAATCTGCTAATGAAATAGCAGAGATTATATTAAAAGCAGGCACTGTGGTCTGGAATGGCCCAGTTGGTGTATTTGAATTTGACCAGTTTGGTGAAGGCACTAAAACGATTGCCATGGCAATCGCCAAAACCAAGGCATTTACACTGGCTGGCGGCGGCGACACCATCTGCGCCATCCAGAAGTATGATATTTACGATGATGTTTCCTATATCTCTACAGCGGGCGGCGCTTTCCTTGAGTTTCTTGAGGGTAAAAAGCTACCAGCAGTAGAAATTCTTGAGCAACGTGCACTAGGTTAA
- the fba gene encoding class II fructose-bisphosphate aldolase (catalyzes the reversible aldol condensation of dihydroxyacetonephosphate and glyceraldehyde 3-phosphate in the Calvin cycle, glycolysis, and/or gluconeogenesis), whose amino-acid sequence MALVSLRQLLDHAAEHSYGLPAFNVNNLEQIHAIMQAADACDSPVIMQASAGARKYAGEPFLRHLIAAAIEAYPHIPVVMHQDHGPSPAVCIQAMRSGFSSVMMDGSLMEDAKTPSSYEYNLDVTKKVVEIAHAIGVSVEAELGVLGSLESGLAGEEDGGGAVGKLDHSQLLTGVEEAADFVAKTGVDALAIAIGTSHGAYKFTQPPTGEVLSIKRLKEIHARLPNTHLVMHGSSSVPQEWLKIINQNGGDIHQTYGVPVEEIVEGIKHGVRKVNIDTDLRMAMTGSLRQFFSQEQHKADFDPRKYLGLATTAMQGICTARYEAFGSAGWASKIKPISCEQMAVRYKKGELAAVIK is encoded by the coding sequence ATGGCGCTCGTTTCATTAAGGCAATTGTTAGACCACGCTGCGGAACACAGCTATGGCCTGCCAGCATTCAACGTGAATAATCTGGAACAGATCCATGCCATCATGCAGGCGGCAGATGCCTGTGATAGCCCAGTGATTATGCAAGCTTCGGCTGGTGCCAGAAAGTATGCGGGTGAGCCATTTCTACGGCATTTAATCGCTGCAGCTATCGAGGCTTATCCGCATATTCCAGTGGTCATGCATCAAGACCACGGTCCATCGCCCGCGGTCTGTATCCAGGCCATGCGCTCAGGGTTCTCCAGCGTGATGATGGATGGCTCGCTGATGGAGGATGCAAAAACCCCTTCAAGTTATGAATATAATCTAGATGTGACTAAAAAAGTGGTGGAGATTGCCCATGCCATCGGTGTTTCCGTAGAAGCTGAACTAGGTGTGCTTGGTTCGCTTGAATCAGGTTTGGCGGGTGAAGAAGATGGCGGCGGCGCAGTCGGCAAGTTAGACCACTCGCAATTATTGACTGGCGTAGAAGAAGCCGCAGATTTTGTCGCAAAAACTGGCGTGGATGCATTGGCCATTGCGATTGGTACTTCACATGGGGCTTACAAATTTACGCAACCACCCACAGGTGAAGTGCTCTCCATCAAGCGGCTCAAAGAAATCCATGCTCGCTTGCCCAATACCCATCTGGTGATGCACGGTTCATCATCCGTGCCACAGGAATGGTTAAAAATCATTAACCAGAATGGTGGCGATATTCACCAGACTTATGGCGTGCCAGTTGAAGAGATCGTTGAAGGTATCAAGCATGGTGTGCGCAAGGTCAATATTGATACTGACTTGCGCATGGCAATGACAGGCTCTTTGCGTCAATTCTTTTCGCAAGAGCAGCATAAAGCCGATTTCGACCCGCGCAAATATTTGGGCTTGGCAACTACTGCCATGCAAGGCATCTGCACCGCACGCTATGAGGCGTTTGGCTCAGCAGGCTGGGCTAGCAAGATCAAGCCGATTAGTTGCGAGCAGATGGCAGTGCGCTATAAAAAGGGCGAATTGGCGGCAGTGATTAAATAG
- a CDS encoding carbonic anhydrase, translated as MIEKFIEGYKRFHDSYFANDSELFAELAQGQKPSTLVIACSDSRADPAIVLDSKPGDLFVVRNVANLVPPYEKGGGYHGVSAALEFGVCALNVEHIIVLGHRQCGGIKALFEGIPDDMQGEFIMPWVSMAKRAADRVHADHTHTWETDKLCACEMGGIIVSMENLQTFPWIKSRLKEGTLQLHGWYFDIVSGEMSAYDTESLKFVPLA; from the coding sequence ATGATCGAAAAGTTTATAGAAGGTTACAAACGTTTCCATGACAGCTACTTTGCTAATGATAGCGAACTGTTTGCCGAACTGGCGCAAGGTCAAAAACCAAGCACACTGGTGATCGCCTGTTCTGATTCACGTGCTGACCCAGCGATTGTGCTGGATAGCAAACCAGGTGACTTATTCGTTGTGCGCAACGTAGCGAATCTGGTGCCGCCTTATGAAAAGGGCGGCGGTTATCACGGTGTGAGTGCTGCGCTTGAGTTTGGTGTTTGTGCCTTAAATGTGGAGCACATTATCGTACTAGGCCATCGGCAGTGCGGTGGTATCAAAGCCCTGTTTGAAGGTATCCCTGATGACATGCAAGGCGAGTTCATCATGCCTTGGGTGAGTATGGCCAAGCGTGCGGCGGATCGTGTGCATGCCGACCACACACATACTTGGGAGACCGACAAACTTTGTGCCTGTGAGATGGGCGGCATCATTGTCTCGATGGAAAACCTGCAAACATTCCCCTGGATCAAATCGCGACTGAAGGAAGGCACTTTGCAATTGCATGGCTGGTATTTCGATATCGTCAGCGGCGAAATGAGCGCCTACGATACTGAAAGCCTCAAATTCGTACCTTTAGCGTAA